Proteins encoded within one genomic window of Clostridiales bacterium:
- a CDS encoding cysteine desulfurase gives MKMIYLDNAATTPLDKDVFEAMKPYFCEHFANPESQHSLGKKAEFAVIRAREQVARALGVSDNEIYFTCSATEANNWAYKGAVSVSKKSKKRIIASAIEHSSIISCIEDLVEQGIEVVQIKPDELGIISPQSVIDALDQNTILVSIMLANNEIGTIQPVKEICQAVKKYNKDILFHTDAVQAIGALDVNVQDLGVDMLSISAHKFYGPKGVGALYIKNGVKIQRLIAGGNQERGQRGGTSNVPAIAGMGAAIEKAVKDRQKNSKHIRALRDYFIKKIEENIPYAKLNGHRTQRLDGNVNFSFDYVKSQNVLNMLDIKGIAASVGSACTAGNFKPSYVLMAMGVPEELANSSIRFSIGKYNTKDEIDYAVKTLTETISELRKLSPLFVDIKTKKNFA, from the coding sequence ATGAAAATGATATATTTGGACAACGCGGCGACCACTCCGCTCGACAAAGATGTTTTTGAGGCTATGAAGCCTTATTTTTGCGAGCATTTCGCAAACCCCGAAAGTCAGCATTCTTTGGGCAAAAAAGCGGAATTTGCCGTAATACGCGCCAGAGAGCAAGTGGCAAGGGCGCTTGGCGTGTCCGATAACGAGATATATTTTACTTGCAGCGCGACCGAGGCAAACAACTGGGCTTATAAAGGCGCGGTCAGCGTATCCAAAAAATCCAAAAAAAGAATTATCGCAAGCGCCATAGAACATTCTTCAATTATCAGCTGTATAGAAGACTTGGTTGAACAAGGCATTGAAGTTGTTCAAATTAAACCTGACGAACTTGGCATAATAAGCCCCCAAAGCGTCATTGACGCGTTAGACCAAAATACCATTTTGGTTTCTATAATGCTTGCCAATAACGAAATAGGGACGATCCAGCCCGTTAAAGAGATCTGCCAAGCCGTCAAAAAGTACAATAAAGACATTTTATTTCATACCGACGCCGTCCAGGCGATAGGCGCGCTGGATGTAAACGTGCAAGATTTGGGCGTTGATATGCTAAGCATTAGCGCGCATAAGTTTTACGGGCCCAAAGGCGTAGGCGCGCTATACATCAAAAACGGCGTCAAAATACAAAGGCTTATCGCCGGAGGCAATCAAGAGCGAGGCCAAAGAGGCGGGACATCCAATGTCCCCGCCATTGCGGGCATGGGCGCCGCCATTGAAAAAGCCGTCAAAGACCGTCAAAAAAACTCCAAACATATAAGAGCTTTGCGCGATTATTTTATTAAAAAGATAGAAGAAAACATACCTTATGCCAAGCTCAACGGGCACAGAACGCAAAGACTAGACGGCAATGTCAATTTTAGTTTTGACTATGTAAAAAGCCAAAATGTTTTGAATATGCTTGATATCAAAGGCATAGCCGCGAGCGTAGGTTCTGCCTGCACGGCGGGCAATTTTAAGCCGTCTTATGTGCTAATGGCGATGGGCGTCCCCGAAGAATTGGCTAATAGCTCAATAAGATTTTCTATCGGCAAATATAACACAAAAGACGAAATAGACTATGCCGTTAAGACCTTAACTGAAACTATCTCGGAACTTAGAAA
- a CDS encoding Rrf2 family transcriptional regulator, with product MKLSTKARYGLKACFILALSKDNLLTLSELSARAKVTPKYLEKIMKMLIKSGIVKSTRGLYGGYSLCKKPSEISVGQIFRALEDNLEITACVLDECDDQYCPNRNILKKLYIGINSLLDSHSLQDLIDDYKC from the coding sequence ATGAAACTATCTACCAAGGCAAGATATGGCCTAAAAGCGTGTTTTATTTTGGCGCTTAGCAAAGATAATTTACTGACTTTGTCCGAGCTATCCGCCCGCGCCAAAGTTACGCCCAAATACCTTGAAAAGATTATGAAAATGCTGATAAAAAGCGGCATAGTAAAATCTACCAGAGGGCTTTACGGCGGTTACAGTCTTTGCAAAAAGCCCTCTGAAATATCCGTAGGCCAAATTTTTAGGGCCTTGGAAGATAACCTAGAAATTACGGCTTGCGTTTTAGACGAATGCGACGACCAATACTGCCCAAACCGCAACATTTTAAAAAAGTTATATATAGGCATTAATAGTTTATTAGACAGCCACAGCCTTCAAGATTTGATAGATGATTATAAATGTTGA
- a CDS encoding serine hydroxymethyltransferase, translated as MIDFSTLKSCDAEVFEAIKKELYRQRHNLELIASENFVSLAVMTAAGSHLTNKYAEGYPGKRYYGGCEYVDIVETLAIERAKQLFGAKYANVQSHSGASANLAAFMALINIGDTVLGMSLAHGGHLTHGSPVNYSGKNYNIISYGLNPKNERLDYDEIERLAKEHRPKLILAGASAYPRAIDFKRFREIADMVGAYLMVDMAHIAGLVAAGEHMNPLPYAHIVTTTTHKTLRGPRGGMILTNYEEIIKKVNKAVFPGSQGGPLMHIIAAKAVALKEALSPEFKEYQKQIVKNAKALAQILMDKGIKLVSNGTDNHLMLIDLTDKGRTGKEVEKWLDIAHITVNKNAVPNDQRSPMVTSGIRVGTPSVTTRGMKEQEMKLIGEFLARIIIEGESAIPEVKQQVIALCDRFPLYQNDILM; from the coding sequence ATGATTGATTTTTCAACGCTCAAATCTTGCGACGCGGAAGTTTTTGAGGCTATCAAAAAAGAATTATACCGCCAAAGGCATAACCTGGAACTCATAGCCAGCGAAAATTTCGTGTCTTTAGCGGTAATGACGGCGGCAGGTTCGCATCTTACCAACAAATACGCCGAGGGCTATCCTGGCAAAAGATATTACGGCGGCTGCGAGTATGTGGATATCGTTGAAACTTTGGCAATAGAGCGCGCAAAACAGCTTTTTGGCGCAAAATACGCCAATGTCCAATCGCACAGCGGCGCAAGCGCCAATTTGGCTGCGTTTATGGCGCTTATCAATATAGGCGATACAGTGCTGGGCATGAGTCTTGCCCATGGGGGACATCTCACGCATGGAAGCCCGGTCAACTACAGCGGAAAAAATTATAATATTATTTCTTACGGGCTAAACCCCAAAAACGAAAGGCTTGACTATGACGAAATAGAAAGACTGGCCAAAGAACATAGACCCAAACTTATATTAGCGGGCGCGAGCGCGTATCCTAGGGCTATTGACTTTAAGCGCTTTAGGGAAATCGCCGATATGGTAGGGGCGTATTTAATGGTGGATATGGCGCATATCGCCGGTCTTGTAGCGGCGGGCGAACATATGAACCCCTTGCCTTATGCCCATATCGTGACGACTACCACCCATAAGACTTTAAGAGGCCCAAGAGGCGGAATGATTTTGACCAATTATGAGGAAATCATTAAAAAAGTCAACAAGGCGGTCTTTCCCGGCTCTCAAGGCGGTCCGCTGATGCATATCATCGCGGCAAAAGCCGTAGCTTTAAAAGAAGCGCTAAGCCCTGAATTCAAGGAATACCAAAAACAAATAGTAAAAAACGCCAAAGCTCTCGCCCAAATATTAATGGACAAGGGCATTAAGCTTGTTTCCAACGGCACGGACAATCATCTTATGTTGATAGACTTAACCGACAAAGGCCGCACGGGCAAAGAAGTTGAAAAATGGCTTGACATAGCGCATATCACGGTTAACAAAAACGCCGTGCCCAACGACCAAAGAAGCCCTATGGTGACAAGCGGCATAAGAGTGGGCACTCCCAGCGTTACCACGCGCGGCATGAAAGAGCAAGAAATGAAATTGATAGGAGAGTTTTTGGCGCGTATTATAATAGAAGGCGAAAGCGCGATACCCGAAGTTAAACAACAGGTAATCGCGTTGTGCGACCGATTCCCGCTTTATCAAAACGATATATTAATGTAA
- the trxA gene encoding thioredoxin, translating into MIELNKDNFEQEVLKSPKPVIVDFWAKWCGPCKALAPILDEIEQEIGEKAVFAKLNVDDDIETARNYGVMTIPTLVIFKDGKYIASLIGLKPKSAILEFINQHI; encoded by the coding sequence ATGATAGAACTAAATAAAGATAATTTTGAGCAGGAGGTGCTAAAATCGCCCAAGCCCGTCATTGTGGATTTTTGGGCTAAATGGTGCGGTCCTTGCAAAGCTTTGGCTCCTATATTGGACGAGATAGAACAAGAAATAGGCGAAAAAGCGGTATTTGCCAAGCTGAATGTGGATGACGACATTGAGACAGCCCGCAATTACGGAGTAATGACTATTCCCACTTTGGTTATTTTTAAAGACGGCAAATACATAGCAAGCCTAATAGGGCTAAAACCCAAATCGGCTATTTTGGAATTTATAAATCAGCATATCTAA